In the Pseudomonas sp. DTU_2021_1001937_2_SI_NGA_ILE_001 genome, one interval contains:
- a CDS encoding glycosyltransferase: protein MKPERQPGQSPLTPLPPSSARPLLLCFSHLRWNFVWQRPQQLMSRLARDYDVAFFEEPLFEERPDAVLDTQTVAEGVTVLLPRLPAGLDEAQVAEAQRQLLDTWLAPQSLTSLLLWYFTPMSMTFSVHLQGQMVIFDCMDELSAFRHAPARLTELEHELLARADVVFAGGYSLWKSRTQRHGNVHLLPSGVDIAHFAKAREAQPEPPDQAGIARPRLGYFGVIDERLDLALLEALARQRPAWQIVLIGPVVKIDPATLPRLANLHYLGARPYAELPAYLAGWEVALMPFAMNESTRFISPTKAPEYLAGGRPVVSTPIHDVLNRFDGNGAVLIGATPDEFIAAAEAALQLAREPWQVVEKVDSLIKNMSWDSTCELIREQIECQR from the coding sequence ATGAAGCCTGAGCGACAGCCCGGACAGTCCCCGTTGACCCCCTTGCCACCCAGCTCGGCGCGGCCGCTGCTGCTGTGCTTTTCGCACCTGCGCTGGAATTTCGTCTGGCAGCGCCCGCAGCAACTGATGTCGCGTCTGGCGCGTGACTACGACGTGGCGTTCTTCGAAGAACCGCTGTTCGAAGAACGCCCGGACGCCGTGCTGGATACCCAGACGGTGGCCGAGGGGGTGACGGTGCTGCTGCCACGGCTGCCGGCCGGGCTGGACGAAGCCCAGGTGGCCGAGGCCCAGCGCCAGTTGCTCGATACCTGGTTGGCGCCGCAGTCGCTGACCTCGCTGCTGCTGTGGTACTTCACGCCGATGAGCATGACCTTCAGCGTGCACCTGCAAGGGCAGATGGTGATCTTCGACTGCATGGACGAGCTGTCGGCGTTTCGCCATGCACCGGCGCGCCTGACGGAGCTGGAGCACGAACTGCTGGCGCGCGCCGACGTGGTGTTCGCCGGCGGCTACAGCCTGTGGAAGTCCCGCACCCAGCGTCACGGCAACGTGCACCTGTTGCCCAGCGGCGTGGATATCGCGCATTTCGCCAAGGCCCGTGAGGCGCAGCCCGAGCCGCCAGATCAGGCGGGCATCGCCCGGCCACGCCTGGGGTACTTCGGTGTCATCGACGAGCGGCTCGACCTGGCCTTGCTCGAAGCGCTGGCCCGCCAGCGACCGGCCTGGCAGATCGTGCTGATCGGTCCGGTGGTGAAGATCGACCCGGCCACGCTGCCGCGCCTGGCCAACCTGCATTACCTGGGGGCGCGGCCGTACGCCGAGCTGCCGGCCTACCTGGCGGGCTGGGAGGTGGCGCTGATGCCCTTTGCCATGAATGAGTCGACGCGCTTCATCAGCCCGACCAAGGCCCCCGAGTACCTGGCCGGAGGCAGGCCGGTGGTGTCCACGCCCATTCATGACGTGCTCAACCGCTTCGACGGCAACGGCGCGGTACTGATCGGCGCCACGCCCGACGAATTCATTGCCGCCGCCGAAGCGGCCCTGCAGCTGGCCCGCGAGCCGTGGCAAGTGGTGGAGAAGGTCGACAGCCTGATCAAGAACATGTCGTGGGACAGCACCTGCGAGCTGATCAGGGAGCAGATCGAATGCCAGCGCTGA
- the galE gene encoding UDP-glucose 4-epimerase GalE: protein MILVTGGTGYIGAHIAVELLALNHEVLLLDNLSNSSPDVLARIARLSGQAPRFIRADVRHRPVLDNLLRRHRITAVIHCAGLKAVAESVREPLRYFDTNVSGSLTLFQAMADAGVFKLVFSSSATVYGQCEHMPIAESCPTGLPASPYGQSKLMAEQVITSMAAADPRWSVALLRYFNPIGAHASGLLGERPSHTPNNLLPYLLQVASGERAVLRIFGHDYPTPDGTGVRDYVHVADLAAGHCHALRYLQAHDGVHLWNMGTGHGHSVLEVVAAFEQVTGVRIARVFEARRQGDIARCWADPSKAARQLQWRARHGLERMLADAWRWQCNGLADQDRSRQALAE from the coding sequence ATGATTCTGGTCACAGGGGGTACCGGCTACATTGGCGCGCACATCGCCGTGGAGCTGTTGGCGCTTAACCACGAGGTGCTGCTGCTCGACAACCTGAGCAACAGCTCACCCGACGTGCTGGCGCGCATCGCCCGGCTGAGCGGGCAGGCACCGCGCTTCATCCGCGCCGACGTGCGCCACCGCCCGGTGCTGGACAACCTGCTGCGCCGCCACCGCATCACGGCCGTCATCCACTGCGCCGGGCTCAAGGCAGTGGCCGAGAGCGTGCGCGAGCCGCTGCGCTACTTCGACACCAATGTCAGTGGCAGCCTCACGCTGTTCCAGGCCATGGCCGACGCCGGGGTGTTCAAGCTGGTGTTCAGTTCTTCGGCCACGGTATATGGCCAGTGCGAGCACATGCCCATCGCCGAAAGCTGCCCCACCGGCCTGCCGGCCAGCCCCTATGGGCAATCCAAGCTGATGGCCGAACAGGTAATCACCAGCATGGCCGCCGCCGACCCGCGCTGGTCGGTGGCCCTGCTGCGTTATTTCAACCCGATTGGCGCGCATGCTTCCGGGCTGCTGGGCGAACGCCCCAGCCATACGCCGAACAATCTGCTGCCCTACCTGCTGCAGGTGGCCAGCGGCGAGCGCGCGGTGCTGCGCATTTTCGGCCACGACTACCCGACCCCGGACGGCACCGGGGTGCGTGACTACGTGCATGTGGCGGACCTGGCCGCCGGGCACTGCCATGCGCTGCGCTACCTGCAGGCACATGACGGCGTGCACCTGTGGAACATGGGCACCGGTCACGGTCATTCGGTGCTGGAAGTGGTAGCGGCCTTCGAGCAGGTCACCGGCGTGCGCATTGCACGGGTCTTCGAGGCGCGCCGCCAGGGCGATATCGCGCGCTGCTGGGCCGACCCGAGCAAGGCCGCCCGGCAACTGCAATGGCGCGCCCGGCATGGCCTGGAGCGCATGCTTGCCGATGCCTGGCGCTGGCAGTGCAACGGCCTGGCGGACCAGGACCGCAGTCGCCAGGCGCTGGCCGAGTAA
- a CDS encoding DUF6124 family protein, which translates to MTKKLVPDPPFPVPVPEHLITAFETQLCELYDVLRCATATAYECGDSLQGQARDLAMSTMHLVVQARQLTHHLIDQLEPLSAAGASQH; encoded by the coding sequence ATGACCAAGAAACTCGTCCCCGATCCGCCATTCCCCGTTCCGGTTCCCGAACACCTCATCACCGCCTTCGAGACCCAGCTCTGCGAGCTGTACGACGTGCTGCGCTGCGCCACTGCCACGGCCTACGAGTGCGGTGACAGCCTGCAAGGTCAGGCCCGCGACCTGGCCATGAGCACCATGCACCTGGTCGTCCAGGCGCGCCAGCTGACGCACCATTTGATTGACCAGTTGGAGCCATTGTCGGCCGCAGGGGCCAGTCAGCACTGA
- a CDS encoding sensor histidine kinase, which translates to MALSNALRARPRLAYSVSVIMFALSLFARLELMEELPQGFPYLTFFPAVILTAFFCGTLPSALCALLSGLAAWYWLITPGQPFSFSGGALLALAFFAFIVIVDIVLIHFMHSTGTRLLREQRVIRELYDRQNVMFAELQHRVANNMQFISSILYLGKQNIRKGADPVEVLKDAQQRLHGISRIHRRLYDPSRADLPVSACLAELCEDLMEISDNSQVRCEVEPSEARLDLTRLTTLSMLVAELVTNALKHAFPDDQPGLITVSLQPVQPEGYRLVISDNGKGFTGPDGHPDPRSLGLKIIASFAAQLGATPVWRNDQGTQVEMVFR; encoded by the coding sequence ATGGCGCTGTCCAACGCGCTGCGCGCCCGTCCGCGGCTGGCCTACAGCGTGAGCGTGATCATGTTCGCCCTCAGCCTGTTCGCCCGGCTCGAACTGATGGAAGAACTGCCGCAAGGCTTTCCCTACCTGACCTTCTTTCCGGCGGTGATTCTCACCGCGTTCTTCTGCGGCACCCTGCCCAGTGCACTGTGCGCCTTGTTGTCCGGGCTGGCCGCCTGGTACTGGCTGATTACCCCCGGACAGCCGTTCAGTTTCAGTGGCGGCGCCCTGCTGGCCCTGGCGTTCTTCGCCTTCATCGTCATCGTCGATATCGTGCTGATCCACTTCATGCACAGCACGGGCACCCGCCTGCTACGCGAGCAGCGGGTCATCCGCGAGCTGTACGACCGACAGAACGTGATGTTCGCCGAGCTGCAGCACCGCGTGGCCAACAACATGCAGTTCATCTCCAGCATCCTGTACCTGGGCAAGCAGAACATCCGCAAAGGCGCAGACCCGGTGGAAGTGCTCAAGGACGCACAGCAGCGTCTGCATGGGATCTCGCGTATTCACCGGCGCCTCTACGACCCCAGCCGCGCCGACCTGCCGGTGTCGGCCTGCCTGGCCGAGCTGTGCGAAGACTTGATGGAAATCAGCGACAACTCGCAAGTGCGCTGCGAAGTCGAACCCAGCGAGGCACGCCTGGACCTGACGCGCCTGACGACGCTGTCGATGCTGGTCGCCGAGCTGGTGACCAACGCCCTCAAGCATGCCTTCCCCGACGACCAGCCGGGATTGATCACGGTCTCGTTGCAGCCTGTGCAACCCGAGGGATACCGCCTGGTGATCAGCGACAACGGCAAAGGCTTCACCGGCCCGGACGGCCACCCCGACCCGCGCAGCCTGGGCCTGAAGATCATCGCCAGCTTCGCCGCGCAACTGGGCGCCACGCCGGTATGGCGCAATGATCAGGGTACGCAGGTGGAGATGGTGTTTCGTTGA